A genome region from Lucilia cuprina isolate Lc7/37 chromosome 3, ASM2204524v1, whole genome shotgun sequence includes the following:
- the LOC111681437 gene encoding probable ATP-dependent RNA helicase DDX10: MKQKKRAFQKPKSLKNRLDEEIEQLRSQYETISCGKDVIKRFQDFPLSQKTIKGLVDAKFTKPTDIQRESIGPALQGKDVLGAAITGSGKTLAFLIPILEHLYVSKWTRTDGVAAIIISPTRELAYQIFETLKKIGKYHDFSAGLIIGGKNLKFERSRMDQCNILICTPGRLLQHMDENPLFNATTMEMLVLDEADRCLDMGFEQTLNAIVENFPPDRQTLLFSATQTNSVKDLARLNLKDPVYIGQPQNVGTEKAATSVVPDLLQQNYVVVELEDKITMLWSFIKNHLKQKIIVFLSSCKQVKYVYEIFCKLRPGTSLLALYGTLHQDRRIAIYNDFVKKSNVVLFATDIASRGLDFPSVNWVVQLDCPEDVTQYIHRAGRSARNKTRGECLLVLMPSEEEGMIEELNRKFLSLRKIQIDPKKLFSPRAKIEAFLAQNPELKASAQRAFVAYIKSVFLMKNKKVFNALALNFDGYAKSLGLVVTPRVRFLDRYLKKLNNKTSDNNEHDNESNDDSEDDNETESRAKKPVKQNDEDGILFKASNSDTDSDSDDDDFIKIKRADHEILDNHQRNNTDLEEEEDLPPPVLRKKEKLVTKAALAKKVLKKKLQMNEKVKFDEEGQEIVDPRKQLQSELAKEYENKELPTGGIDIEMARQLLKEEDKYDKQRFRELVKLRHKALKKKLKKRDENKDETEEHQDDSAGEDDFYDSGDDDASVDLSWLPDPTKVYNKESNADSESDDVKSDSNLKQQQSKDSSSEDDSEDDNDFEEPIAKKSKVTSKLTLDDAEVIAAQLLANSM, encoded by the exons ATGAAGCAAAAAAAACGTGCGTTTCAAAAaccaaaatctttaaaaaatcgtTTAGATGAAGAAATTGAACAATTACGATCTCAATATGAGACAATATCGTGCGGAAAAGATGTTATAAAAAGATTTCAGGATTTTCCTCTGTCTCAAAAGACCATTAAGGGCCTAGTAGATGCTAAATTCACCAAACCTACTGACATACAACGTGAGAGTATTGGGCCTGCTTTGCAGGGTAAAGATGTTTTAGGTGCTGCCATTACTGGAAGTGGCAAAACTTTGGCTTTTCTTATACCG ATTTTGGAACATCTATATGTGTCAAAATGGACAAGAACGGATGGAGTAGCCGCTATAATTATTTCTCCCACACGAGAATTGGCTTATCAGATTTTCGAAACGTTGAAGAAAATTGGTAAATATCATGATTTTTCTGCTGGCCTTATAATTggtggaaaaaatttaaaattcgaaaGAAGCCGTATGGATCAATGTAATATATTGATATGTACTCCCGGTCGATTGCTGCAACACATGGACGAGAATCCGCTGTTTAATGCAACCACTATGGAAATGTTGGTCTTGGATGAAGCAGATCGTTGTCTTGATATGGGGTTCGAACAAACGTTAAATgctattgttgaaaattttcctcCCGATAGACAAACTTTGTTATTCTCTGCTACGCAAACCAATTCTGTAAAAGACTTGGCAAGATTAAATCTCAAGGATCCCGTTTATATTGGGCAACCGCAAAATGTTGGCACAGAGAAAGCAGCTACAAGCGTTGTACCCGACTTATTGCAACAAAACTATGTCGTTGTAGAACTAGAGGACAAAATAACCATGTTGTGGTCTTTTATAAAGAATCACctaaaacagaaaattattgTGTTTCTCTCTAGCTGCAAGCAGGTTAAGTATGtgtatgaaatattttgcaaattgagGCCTGGCACTAGTCTCTTGGCGTTGTATGGAACACTACACCAAGATCGTAGAATCGCCATCTACAATGATTTTGTTAAGAAGAGTAATGTTGTCTTGTTTGCCACTGACATAGCCTCGCGCGGTCTTGATTTTCCCTCAGTTAATTGGGTGGTTCAACTGGATTGTCCTGAAGACGTGACTCAATACATCCATCGAGCTGGTCGTTCAGCACGTAACAAGACTCGTGGCGAGTGTCTTTTGGTTTTGATGCCCTCAGAGGAGGAAGGCATGATCGAAGAATTGAATCGTAAATTTCTAAGTCTACGAAAGATTCAAATTGACCCCAAGAAACTATTTTCGCCACGTGCTAAAATTGAAGCTTTTCTAGCGCAGAATCCGGAGTTAAAGGCCTCAGCACAGCGTGCCTTCGTGGCTTACATAAAATCAGTGtttcttatgaaaaataaaaaagtatttaatgcaCTTGCTCTAAATTTCGATGGATATGCTAAATCGTTGGGCCTTGTAGTAACACCTAGAGTGCGCTTCTTAGACCGATATCTGAAGaaactaaacaacaaaacatcCGATAACAACGAACACGATAACGAATCGAATGATGATTCTGAAGATGATAATGAAACCGAAAGTCGAGCAAAGAAACCGGTAAAACAAAACGATGAAGATGGAATTCTTTTTAAGGCGTCCAACAGTGATACAGACTCGGACTCAGACGATGAtgactttattaaaattaaaagagcGGATCATGAAATATTGGATAATCATCAAAGAAATAATACTGATCTAGAGGAAGAGGAAGACCTGCCTCCACCGGTGTTAAGAAAGAAGGAAAAACTTGTAACAAAAGCTGCCCTAGCGAAAAAggttctaaagaaaaaattgcaaatgaaTGAGAAGGTTAAATTCGATGAGGAGGGCCAAGAAATAGTAGATCCACGTAAACAGTTGCAATCTGAATTGGCCAAGGAGTATGAGAACAAGGAATTACCTACAGGAGGTATAGACATTGAGATGGCAAGACAGCTGTTAAAGGAGGAAGATAAATACGACAAACAACGCTTTAGAGAACTTGTAAAACTTAGGCATAAAGCACTTaaaaagaaactgaaaaaaCGTGACGAAAATAAAGATGAGACAGAGGAACATCAGGACGATAGTGCTGGGGAGGATGATTTTTATGATAGTGGTGATGATGATGCTTCTGTTGACTTATCATGGCTTCCAGATCCAACTAAAGTTTACAATAAAGAATCTAATGCCGACTCTGAGTCAGATGACGTTAAAAGCGATTCTAatcttaaacaacaacaaagcaaAGATAGCAGTAGTGAAGACGACAGTGAGGATGATAATGATTTTGAAGAACCTATAGCGAAAAAGTCTAAAGTAACTTCAAAATTAACCCTTGATGATGCTGAAGTTATCGCTGCACAACTTTTGGCCAATTCTATgtag
- the LOC111681434 gene encoding heat shock protein 60A, translating to MFRLPVTLARSSIARQLAVRGYAKDVKFGPEVRAMMLQGVDVLADAVAVTMGPKGRNVIIEQSWGSPKITKDGVTVAKSIELKDKFQNIGAKLVQDVANNTNEEAGDGTTTATVLARAIAKEGFEKISKGANPVEIRRGVMVAVETVKDNLKAMSRPVNTPEEIAQVATISANGDKAIGDLISEAMKKVGRDGVITVKDGKTLNDELEVIEGMKFDRGYISPYFINSSKGAKVEFQDALLLLSEKKISSVQSIIPALELANQQRKPLVIIAEDIDGEALSTLVVNRLKIGLQVAAVKAPGFGDNRKSTLTDMAIASGGIVFGDDANLVKLEDVNINDLGKVGEVVITKDDTLLLKGKGKKEDIERRVGQIKDQIAETTSEYEKEKLQERLARLASGVALLRVGGSSEVEVNEKKDRVHDALNATRAAVEEGIVPGGGTALLRCIAKLENLKGQNEDQNMGIEIVRRALRMPCMTIAKNAGVDGAMVVAKVESKEGDWGYDALKGEYGNLIEKGIIDPTKVVRTAITDASGVASLLTTAEAVVTELPKEDGPAGMPGMGGMGGMGGMGGMGGMM from the exons ATGTTCCGCCTTCCAGTTACACTTGCCCGTTCCTCAATTGCCCGCCAATTGGCTGTGCGTGGTTATGCAAAAGATGTTAAATTCGGTCCAGAAGTCCGTGCTATGATGTTGCAAGGTGTTGATGTTCTTGCCGACGCTGTTGCCGTCACTATGGGTCCCAAAGGCCGCAACGTCATTATTGAACAATCGTGGGGTTCTCCCAAAATCACCAAGGACGGTGTCACTGTTGCCAAATCGATTGAATTGAAAGATAAGTTCCAAAACATTGGTGCTAAATTGGTTCAAGATGTTGCCAACAACACAAACGAAGAGGCCGGTGATGGTACTACCACCGCCACTGTTTTGGCTCGTGCTATTGCCAAAGAGGGTTTCGAAAAAATCTCCAAGGGTGCCAACCCCGTCGAAATCCGTCGTGGTGTGATGGTCGCCGTCGAAACTGTCAAGGATAACTTGAAGGCCATGTCACGTCCCGTAAACACCCCCGAAGAAATCGCTCAGGTAGCTACCATTTCTGCCAACGGTGACAAAGCCATCGGTGATTTGATTAGCGAAGCCATGAAGAAAGTAGGCCGTGATGGTGTCATCACCGTCAAGGATGGCAAGACCTTGAATGATGAATTGGAAGTTATTGAAGGTATGAAATTCGACAGAGGATACATCTCCCCCTACTTCATCAATTCCTCCAAGGGTGCCAAGGTTGAATTCCAAGACGCCTTGTTGCTTTTGTCTGAAAAGAAGATCTCCTCTGTTCAAAGCATCATTCCCGCCCTTGAATTGGCCAACCAACAACGCAAACCTTTGGTCATTATTGCCGAAGATATTGATGGTGAAGCCTTGAGCACTTTGGTTGTAAACCGTTTGAAGATCGGCCTCCAAGTAGCTGCTGTTAAAGCTCCTGGCTTCGGCGATAACCGCAAATCCACTCTTACCGATATGGCCATTGCCTCCGGCGGTATTGTTTTCGGTGATGATGCCAACCTTGTTAAATTGGAAGATGTTAACATTAATGACCTCGGTAAAGTTGGTGAAGTTGTTATTACCAAGGACGACACTTTGCTGTTGAAGGGCAAGGGCAAGAAGGAAGACATTGAACGTCGTGTCGGTCAAATCAAGGACCAAATCGCTGAGACCACTTCCGAATACGAAAAGGAGAAGTTGCAAGAACGTTTGGCTCGTTTGGCTTCCGGTGTCGCTTTGTTGCGTGTCGGTGGTTCCAGCGAAGTTGAAGTAAATGAGAAGAAGGACCGCGTACATGACGCTCTCAATGCTACCCGCGCTGCCGTTGAAGAAGGTATTGTTCCCGGTGGTGGCACTGCCCTTTTGCGTTGCATTGCTAAATTGGAAAACCTCAAGGGACAAAACGAAGATCAAAATATGGGCATTGAAATTGTACGTCGCGCTCTTCGCATGCCATGCATGACCATTGCCAAGAACGCTGGCGTTGATGGTGCCATGGTTGTTGCTAAGGTAGAAAGCAAAGAAGGTGACTGGGGTTATGATGCATTGAAGGGTGAATACGGTAACCTCATCGAAAAGGGTATCATTGATCCCACCAAG GTTGTACGCACTGCTATCACTGATGCCTCCGGTGTTGCCTCTTTGTTGACCACCGCTGAAGCTGTTGTTACTGAACTTCCTAAAGAAGATGGTCCGGCTGGTATGCCCGGTATGGGTGGTATGGGCGGTATGGGAGGAATGGGCGGTATGGGTGGCATGatgtaa
- the LOC111681047 gene encoding thymosin beta, with protein MASPALKDLPKVAETLKSQLETFNPDKLKNANTQEKIILPTAEDVAAEKTQKSLFAGIEGFNPSNLKHTETQEKNPLPDKEAIEKEKEKNNFIAGIENFDSKKLKHTETCEKNPLPTKEVIEEEKRG; from the exons atggCATCACCTGCTTTAAAAGATCTTCCAAAAGTTGCTGAAACCCTTAAAAGCCAACTCGAAACCTTCAATCCTGATAAATTGAAGAATGCCAATACTCAGGAAAAAATCATTTTGCCAACAGCAGAag ATGTTGCAgcagaaaaaactcaaaaatctcTTTTTGCTGGCATCGAAGGCTTTAATCCATCCAATTTAAAACATACTGAAACTCAGGAGAAGAATCCATTGCCAGACAAAGAAG CCATCGAAAAGGAGAAggagaaaaataatttcattgctGGCattgaaaatttcgattcgaaaaaattgaaacataCTGAGACATGCGAAAAGAATCCATTGCCAACCAAAGAGGTAATCGAGGAGGAAAAAAGAGGTTAA
- the LOC111681050 gene encoding myosin regulatory light chain sqh: MSSRKTAGRRATTKKRAQRATSNVFAMFDQAQIAEFKEAFNMIDQNRDGFVEKEDLHDMLASLGKNPTDDYLEAMMNEAPGPINFTMFLTLFGERLQGTDPEDVIKNAFGCFDEDNNGVIPEDRLRELLTTMGDRFTDEDVDEMYREAPIKGGLFDYIEFTRILKHGAKDKDEQ; the protein is encoded by the exons ATGTCTTCACGTAAAACTGCCGGTCGCCGCGCTACTACCAAAAAACGTGCTCAGCGCGCCACATCAAATGTTTTCGCTATGTTTGATCAAGCCCAGATTGCAGAATTCAAAGAAGCATTCAATATGATTGATCAAAATCGTGATGGTTTTGTCGAAAAGGAAGATTTACACGATATGCTTGCATCGTTGGGTAAAAATCCAACCGATGACTATTTAGAAGCCATGATGAATGAAGCTCCTGGGCCAATTAACTTCACaatgtttttaacattattcGGTGAACGCCTACAAGGCACCGATCCCGAAGATGTGATTAAAAATGCATTTGGTTGTTTCGATGAGGACAATAATGGTGTAATTCCAGAGGATCGTTTACGTGAACTTCTTACCACAATGGGAGATCGTTTCACAGATGAAGAT gTCGACGAAATGTATCGTGAAGCTCCTATCAAGGGTGGACTCTTTGATTATATCGAATTTACGAGAATTCTCAAGCATGGTGCTAAAGATAAAGACGAACAATAA